The following coding sequences lie in one Rhodohalobacter barkolensis genomic window:
- a CDS encoding lytic murein transglycosylase produces MPKATIFSSFIISMLTFLAVSVYSGDVKGQSDSDIYLISDELNDRAKNLQALVEYMDEKGYNFKPLVEDSRFELYEGITERFTSSAERRTPTLDEYKQILGFDAKKSEIQQFIVNNQEQLIKAEQEYDIPRYVIAAIIGVESDFGRNIGSYNPLNAYVSMIAEDYRTEFARAQLEELLKFTERHELDVFELKSSYAGAMTFAQFIPYSLNRWWVGSELFNMDNNILSVANYLAHFKNVTGSVERAVYRYNPSQLYTDAVLSLASDAEQMFE; encoded by the coding sequence ATGCCTAAAGCTACTATTTTCTCTTCATTTATCATTTCTATGCTCACCTTTCTGGCAGTCTCGGTTTATTCCGGTGACGTAAAGGGACAGTCAGATTCAGATATTTACTTGATTTCGGATGAACTCAATGACCGGGCAAAGAATCTTCAGGCTTTAGTTGAGTACATGGACGAAAAGGGTTACAACTTTAAACCTTTGGTAGAAGATTCAAGGTTTGAGCTGTATGAAGGTATAACCGAAAGGTTTACAAGTTCAGCAGAGCGCAGAACCCCCACCCTGGACGAATACAAACAAATACTCGGCTTTGACGCTAAAAAAAGTGAAATCCAGCAGTTTATCGTCAACAATCAGGAACAGTTGATAAAGGCTGAGCAGGAGTATGATATTCCCCGATATGTAATTGCCGCAATTATTGGTGTTGAATCAGATTTTGGAAGAAACATCGGTTCTTACAATCCTTTGAATGCCTATGTATCGATGATTGCTGAAGATTATCGAACAGAATTTGCCCGTGCCCAACTGGAAGAGCTTTTAAAATTTACTGAGCGTCATGAATTGGATGTTTTTGAACTGAAATCGAGTTATGCCGGGGCAATGACATTTGCCCAATTTATCCCGTACTCCTTAAACCGCTGGTGGGTTGGGTCTGAACTATTTAATATGGATAATAATATTCTATCTGTAGCCAACTACCTCGCTCACTTCAAAAATGTTACCGGAAGTGTGGAACGGGCGGTTTATCGGTATAATCCGAGCCAGCTTTATACGGATGCGGTTCTGTCACTCGCTTCTGATGCCGAGCAGATGTTTGAGTAA
- a CDS encoding peptidoglycan DD-metalloendopeptidase family protein: MQFTSYNISPKQIPQLAFSLILISVLSISDAVAQDWRFSAGYSIQRYGLEITPNPDYLGDISFTQKGVLELELEKYFAHHIYLSGNGGVLINNSESAFHGGPINFNRTSIGLNLGLQWNRLGLYTGVHGAYSWNMNFRGYSTDDYDSSIYWIESDKNDELFSGGFTVGAKYYLLNFFRLHAEIKSHHYSQHTIRPNPDSPYIPTTSEIQFRPVTVSLGFSISIPWHSKSKLEKYNSGSRSSPLMSVSGLQIQSPMERSIVTSPFGYRWGRPHEGIDLDADRGDQVLSAADGVVEETSYSASYGRKIVIRHGREYTSTYAHLNEISVQEGDRVRRGQVIGQAGNSGNVTGVHLHFEIRKNGHPVDPQDYIRF, from the coding sequence TTGCAGTTTACGAGTTACAACATATCACCGAAACAAATTCCACAACTGGCTTTTAGTCTGATTCTGATTTCAGTTCTCTCAATTTCAGATGCAGTAGCCCAGGACTGGCGTTTTTCAGCCGGATATTCCATTCAGCGATATGGACTCGAAATTACACCCAATCCCGATTATCTGGGTGACATTAGCTTTACTCAAAAAGGCGTTCTGGAATTGGAGCTCGAGAAATATTTTGCCCATCACATCTACCTTAGCGGAAATGGTGGAGTTTTAATTAATAACAGTGAATCTGCTTTTCACGGCGGCCCAATTAACTTTAACCGTACATCCATTGGGTTGAATCTCGGTTTACAGTGGAACAGACTTGGACTCTATACTGGTGTTCACGGCGCTTATTCGTGGAATATGAATTTCCGAGGATATTCTACAGATGACTATGATTCATCGATTTATTGGATTGAGTCTGACAAAAATGATGAACTTTTCAGTGGTGGTTTTACAGTTGGAGCAAAGTATTATCTGCTCAATTTTTTCAGATTACATGCAGAGATAAAGTCACATCACTACTCTCAACATACCATCCGACCCAATCCGGATTCACCATACATTCCAACTACTTCAGAAATTCAATTCAGGCCGGTTACCGTTTCCCTGGGTTTTTCAATCAGTATTCCCTGGCACAGCAAAAGCAAACTGGAAAAGTATAATAGCGGTTCAAGGTCATCACCACTGATGAGTGTAAGCGGATTGCAGATACAATCTCCGATGGAAAGAAGTATAGTAACTTCGCCCTTTGGTTACCGATGGGGACGTCCCCATGAAGGTATCGACCTGGACGCCGATCGAGGAGATCAAGTGCTGTCTGCAGCAGATGGTGTAGTTGAAGAAACCAGTTATTCAGCCAGCTATGGCCGGAAAATTGTAATTCGACACGGCAGGGAATACACTTCAACATATGCCCATTTAAATGAAATTTCAGTTCAGGAAGGTGATCGGGTTAGAAGGGGTCAAGTGATTGGGCAAGCGGGCAATAGTGGTAATGTTACCGGTGTTCATCTGCACTTCGAAATAAGAAAAAACGGGCACCCTGTTGACCCTCAGGATTACATACGTTTCTGA
- a CDS encoding carbon-nitrogen hydrolase family protein translates to MNNSNFLEMLKVAVAQITPVWLDKAGTLKKVKEQIQQAGKAEADLVVFGEGVVPGYPHWIGYTDGAAWDSKVQKEIHAHYAKNAVQIENGDLNEICHLAQIYEISVYLGIIERPADRGGHSLYCSLVYIDQTGEIKSVHRKLQPTYEERLTWSPGDGNGLQVHQLGEFTVGGLNCWENWMPLPRAALYGQGENLHVAVWPGSYRNTHDITRFIAKESRSYVISCSALMTKEDFPKDIPHYDLIMENVPDVLTDGGSCISDPRGEWIVEPVQNEEKLITAEIDINRVLEERQNFDPSGHYSRPDVTKLTVNRERQSVVHLKDE, encoded by the coding sequence ATGAATAATTCAAATTTCCTGGAAATGCTGAAAGTTGCTGTTGCTCAAATAACTCCTGTATGGCTTGATAAAGCCGGTACCCTCAAAAAAGTAAAAGAACAGATCCAGCAAGCCGGGAAGGCTGAGGCCGACCTTGTTGTATTTGGAGAGGGAGTTGTTCCCGGATATCCTCATTGGATCGGTTATACTGACGGTGCCGCATGGGACTCAAAGGTTCAAAAAGAGATCCATGCCCACTACGCTAAAAATGCCGTACAGATTGAGAATGGAGATCTCAATGAGATCTGCCATCTCGCTCAGATCTATGAAATTTCGGTCTATTTGGGTATCATCGAACGACCCGCCGATCGTGGCGGTCATAGCCTCTACTGTTCCCTGGTCTATATTGATCAGACCGGAGAGATTAAATCGGTTCACAGAAAACTGCAGCCAACCTATGAGGAACGGCTGACCTGGTCACCCGGAGATGGAAATGGACTTCAAGTTCATCAGCTGGGAGAATTTACGGTGGGCGGACTGAACTGCTGGGAAAACTGGATGCCACTCCCCCGCGCAGCACTCTATGGACAGGGCGAAAATCTGCACGTGGCAGTCTGGCCGGGAAGCTACAGAAATACGCACGACATTACACGTTTTATCGCTAAGGAATCGCGTTCATACGTGATCTCCTGTTCCGCACTCATGACCAAAGAGGATTTCCCAAAAGACATTCCTCACTACGACCTGATTATGGAGAATGTGCCTGATGTGCTCACTGATGGCGGATCATGTATATCCGATCCCAGAGGCGAGTGGATTGTGGAACCCGTTCAAAACGAGGAGAAGCTGATCACTGCTGAAATTGACATCAACCGGGTTCTTGAAGAGCGACAGAATTTCGATCCAAGCGGACACTATTCACGTCCTGATGTAACCAAACTGACGGTGAATCGGGAAAGGCAGTCCGTTGTACATTTAAAGGACGAATAA
- a CDS encoding DoxX family protein produces the protein MNDSTLSKNHDLALLLLRIGVALVFVVAGWGKLNGIEGVQGFFGDLGIPMAGIMAWVVALTEFVGGLMVLFGVKARIPNLLLAFIMVVAIFTTKLGDFDISSAGVRVDLLMLITTLSLALMGSGRFSVDAMFLNKSED, from the coding sequence ATGAACGACTCAACTCTATCAAAAAATCATGATTTAGCGTTATTGCTGCTTCGAATCGGTGTAGCATTGGTTTTTGTAGTAGCCGGTTGGGGCAAACTGAATGGCATTGAAGGTGTGCAGGGATTTTTTGGTGATTTAGGTATACCAATGGCAGGTATTATGGCATGGGTTGTAGCCTTGACGGAATTTGTAGGTGGCCTTATGGTACTTTTTGGGGTCAAAGCTCGCATTCCAAATTTACTGTTAGCCTTCATTATGGTAGTGGCAATTTTTACTACCAAACTGGGGGATTTCGATATTTCGAGTGCAGGCGTTCGGGTTGATTTATTAATGTTAATTACTACGTTATCACTTGCACTTATGGGCAGCGGCAGGTTTTCCGTGGATGCCATGTTCCTTAATAAAAGTGAGGATTAG
- a CDS encoding FAD-binding dehydrogenase — protein sequence MGNQLYKADVAIVGGGIAGIVSAIELLDQNKKVLILDRDDEENLGGLARWSFGGICMIGTPEQKRMKINDTPELALKDWTSFAEFEEDADWPKKWAEFYTYSSLEYIYEWLKNRGVSFLAMVNWPERGLFKPGNSVPRWHITWGTGHGLMEALIHHMDEHPNRGNLTIHYNHKVEDLDSQDGEITGCHGLIEADQTKFRVESGAVIIAAGGICGDLDVVRKHWYKPWGDPPEKMLTGSHKYADGGMHRSVKKAGGNVTHLEKQFHYAAGIHHPNPRKPHHGLSLIPPKSALWVNAHGKRIGPIPLVTSYDTRYLVEQICKQPGQYSWQVMNRKIMERELAVSGSEYMTAFRDKKRLEVIKTLLFGNKKLTNRLLGESIDIVTANSVSELAQKMNELNGNQSVDGELLEQEVRSYDENISRGKKYMNDEQLRRIAHLRQFMGDRLRTCKFQQIDDEKAYPLIAIREFILARKSLGGIQTDLQSRVLNATGEPIPRLYAAGEAAGFGGGGIHGLRSLEGTFLGGCILTGRVAGKEAGLDVN from the coding sequence ATGGGTAATCAACTATACAAAGCAGATGTAGCCATTGTGGGTGGAGGAATTGCCGGGATAGTTTCTGCTATTGAACTGCTCGATCAGAACAAAAAAGTGTTAATTCTGGATCGGGATGATGAAGAGAATCTGGGTGGACTGGCAAGGTGGTCGTTTGGCGGCATCTGTATGATCGGCACACCTGAGCAGAAAAGGATGAAGATCAATGACACACCTGAGCTGGCGCTTAAAGACTGGACATCTTTCGCTGAGTTTGAAGAAGATGCAGACTGGCCGAAAAAGTGGGCGGAGTTTTATACTTACAGTTCGTTGGAGTATATCTATGAATGGCTGAAAAATCGCGGAGTTTCATTTCTGGCGATGGTCAACTGGCCGGAGCGTGGACTCTTCAAACCGGGGAATTCCGTCCCGCGCTGGCACATCACCTGGGGAACAGGTCACGGACTGATGGAAGCCCTGATTCATCATATGGATGAACATCCCAATCGTGGTAACCTGACGATTCATTACAATCATAAAGTGGAGGACTTGGATTCGCAGGATGGGGAAATAACCGGCTGTCACGGTTTAATTGAAGCGGACCAAACGAAATTCCGCGTGGAATCCGGTGCGGTGATTATTGCTGCGGGCGGTATCTGTGGTGACCTGGATGTAGTTCGCAAGCACTGGTACAAGCCGTGGGGTGATCCGCCTGAAAAAATGCTAACCGGTTCCCACAAATACGCGGATGGAGGTATGCATCGATCCGTGAAAAAGGCAGGTGGAAATGTAACGCATCTCGAAAAACAGTTTCACTACGCTGCGGGGATACATCACCCAAATCCCAGAAAACCGCACCACGGGCTGAGCCTGATTCCGCCAAAATCGGCGCTTTGGGTAAATGCACATGGAAAGCGAATAGGCCCGATTCCGCTTGTGACCTCGTACGACACTCGCTATCTGGTGGAGCAGATTTGCAAGCAGCCCGGTCAATACTCCTGGCAGGTGATGAACAGGAAAATTATGGAACGGGAACTGGCTGTTTCGGGATCGGAGTATATGACTGCATTTCGCGATAAAAAACGTCTTGAGGTGATCAAAACGCTTCTGTTTGGAAACAAGAAATTGACGAACCGGCTGCTGGGAGAAAGCATCGATATTGTGACGGCAAACTCTGTTTCTGAACTAGCGCAGAAGATGAACGAATTGAACGGAAACCAATCAGTTGATGGAGAGTTGCTTGAGCAGGAGGTCCGGTCGTATGATGAGAATATCTCCCGGGGTAAAAAGTATATGAATGATGAGCAGCTGAGGAGAATTGCACATTTGAGACAATTTATGGGAGATCGCCTACGAACCTGCAAGTTTCAACAGATTGATGATGAAAAAGCCTATCCGCTGATTGCGATACGGGAGTTTATTTTAGCCCGTAAAAGCCTGGGTGGAATTCAGACCGATCTCCAAAGCAGAGTGTTGAATGCAACCGGTGAACCGATTCCCAGACTCTATGCTGCAGGTGAAGCGGCCGGGTTTGGTGGAGGCGGTATTCACGGGCTTAGGTCTTTGGAAGGCACATTTCTGGGTGGTTGTATTCTGACCGGAAGGGTGGCTGGGAAAGAAGCGGGGTTGGATGTGAACTAA
- a CDS encoding amidohydrolase family protein, with protein sequence MKNLIRLLSVALFTVLFGLTSVALGQSTQGEEESSHKDLQIEPDRSVHLQVNEGTWMSLDIHPSGEKMVFEFMGNLFELPIEGGEAVQLTHGMAFDAQPSYNPDGDKIVFISDRSGGDNVWILDLETMETEQRTSGNNYRMQSPIFTPDGKYIIAARTGLRSGVHKLWMYHVDGGNGTEFMDTPDNLKSIEPAFGGDDQYLWFSQRTGDWSYNAILPQYQIAKVDLETGQRHTQTARTGSAFRPTLSSDGKWLVYGTRHENETGLVLRDLESGEERWLAYPIQRDDQESRATRDVLPSMSFTPDNQHVVTTYGGKFWKIPVDAEGDAVEIPFEVDTEIELGPRLEFKYPIEDSEQFVVRQVRDAVPSPDGTQLAFTVLNDLYVMDLPDGTPRKLTELNSVKAFPTWSPDGRWIAFATWHPDEGGHIYRKRADGRRNAERLTNQSAVYQQLAWSKTQDRIVAVRGSERNFTSAPGPFVPFSADDLIWISSDGSDANFIASTDGRRNPHFIKNSDRIYLNHSSRGLISIRYDGTDEREHLRVTGPTSPGSTSPTRASTILMAPEGDQALAEIGSDIYTVTVPRAGEAQTISVANPDRAAFPSIKLTDIGGQFPAWSWDGRTVHWSIGNGHFRYNLDAAAERKREQEQYDDEKGEEDDAEEDEESDDSEAADEEEAEEKEEEDSDRPKDYKAEELTIEVMANRDTPEGVLALRGATVVTMNGYEIIENADLVIENNRIAAVGERGSVDIPSNADVRDMSGKTIVPGFVDTHAHVRPYRNLHQPQIWSFLANLAYGVTTLRDPQTGTTDLITYSDQVTAGNIIGPRIYQTGPGVFWSENIQDLDHARDVLTRYSKYYDTKTIKMYVAGNREQRQWILQAAKEQELMPTTEGSLNMKLNMTMLIDGYPGQEHNYPISPVYKDVIKVTAESQMAYTPTLLVTYGGPWAENYFYAHEDAANNPKLQYFTPRAELEGKALRRSAGWFHDDAYVMDRHSRIVEDIYDAGGMNGVGSHGQLQGLGYHWELWAMAWDDVDPHKALRIATIQGAEALGLDGDVGSIESGKLADLVILDRNPLDNLRNSDSINMVMKNGRLYEGDTLNEVWPRMQTVGPFPFQSPEPTGLPGLQMLGN encoded by the coding sequence ATGAAGAATTTGATACGACTGCTATCAGTAGCACTATTTACGGTGCTGTTTGGGCTCACATCTGTCGCATTGGGACAATCAACCCAGGGCGAAGAGGAGTCAAGCCATAAAGATCTACAAATAGAACCGGACCGCTCTGTTCATCTTCAGGTAAATGAAGGAACCTGGATGTCGCTGGATATTCATCCCTCCGGAGAAAAAATGGTCTTCGAATTTATGGGGAACCTGTTTGAGCTTCCAATCGAAGGGGGAGAGGCGGTACAGCTCACCCACGGAATGGCATTTGATGCACAACCATCGTACAACCCGGACGGAGATAAAATTGTGTTTATTTCGGACCGAAGCGGCGGAGACAACGTCTGGATTTTAGATCTGGAAACCATGGAAACCGAACAGCGGACAAGCGGCAACAATTACCGTATGCAATCCCCCATTTTTACACCGGATGGAAAATACATCATCGCGGCCCGAACCGGTCTGAGAAGCGGTGTTCATAAACTCTGGATGTATCATGTAGATGGCGGAAACGGAACTGAGTTCATGGATACTCCGGATAATTTAAAATCCATTGAACCGGCATTTGGAGGAGATGATCAATATTTATGGTTTTCACAGCGGACAGGCGACTGGAGCTATAACGCGATTTTACCACAGTATCAGATTGCAAAAGTAGATCTGGAGACCGGTCAGCGGCATACCCAGACAGCTCGAACCGGATCGGCCTTCCGCCCAACTCTTTCATCGGATGGAAAGTGGCTGGTTTACGGAACACGTCACGAAAATGAGACGGGACTGGTACTTCGTGATCTGGAATCAGGTGAAGAGCGCTGGTTGGCTTATCCGATCCAGCGGGATGATCAGGAGAGCCGAGCAACCCGTGATGTGCTTCCCTCCATGTCGTTTACACCCGACAATCAACATGTAGTTACAACATACGGCGGAAAATTCTGGAAAATTCCGGTTGATGCAGAGGGTGATGCTGTGGAGATTCCTTTTGAAGTAGACACAGAAATTGAGTTGGGGCCGCGCTTGGAATTTAAATACCCGATTGAGGATAGCGAGCAGTTTGTGGTTCGTCAGGTTCGCGATGCGGTTCCTTCTCCAGATGGAACACAGCTCGCGTTTACTGTTTTGAATGATCTCTATGTCATGGATCTGCCGGATGGAACTCCAAGAAAACTTACTGAACTGAACAGTGTGAAGGCATTCCCAACATGGTCGCCCGATGGCCGATGGATTGCCTTTGCGACCTGGCATCCTGATGAAGGCGGACATATTTACCGCAAGCGTGCTGATGGCAGGCGAAATGCTGAGCGTTTAACTAATCAATCGGCGGTGTATCAGCAGCTGGCGTGGTCGAAGACACAGGATCGAATCGTAGCTGTACGCGGCAGCGAGCGTAACTTTACATCTGCACCGGGACCATTTGTGCCATTTTCTGCAGATGATTTAATATGGATTTCATCCGACGGCAGTGATGCAAACTTTATTGCAAGCACGGATGGAAGAAGAAATCCTCATTTTATCAAAAATAGTGATCGAATTTACCTGAACCACTCGTCGCGCGGGTTGATCTCAATCCGGTATGATGGAACTGATGAACGTGAACATCTTCGGGTAACCGGTCCAACGTCTCCCGGCTCAACCAGTCCTACCCGTGCCTCCACAATTTTGATGGCACCGGAAGGAGATCAGGCACTGGCGGAAATTGGCAGTGATATCTATACGGTAACCGTACCTCGTGCCGGTGAAGCGCAAACCATCAGCGTTGCCAATCCGGATCGGGCAGCGTTTCCTTCTATTAAGCTGACCGACATCGGTGGACAATTTCCGGCATGGAGCTGGGACGGCCGAACCGTTCACTGGTCGATAGGAAATGGACATTTCAGATATAACCTGGATGCTGCAGCTGAAAGAAAGCGCGAACAAGAGCAGTATGATGATGAAAAGGGTGAGGAGGACGACGCTGAAGAGGACGAAGAAAGCGATGATTCTGAGGCGGCTGATGAAGAAGAGGCCGAAGAAAAAGAAGAGGAAGACAGTGACCGTCCAAAAGATTACAAGGCTGAAGAGCTGACGATTGAAGTGATGGCCAATCGCGACACACCTGAAGGAGTACTTGCACTTCGCGGTGCTACCGTAGTTACGATGAACGGATACGAGATCATCGAAAATGCCGATCTGGTAATTGAAAACAACCGAATTGCAGCGGTAGGTGAGCGCGGTTCCGTTGATATTCCATCGAATGCGGATGTACGTGATATGAGCGGCAAGACGATCGTGCCGGGGTTTGTGGATACCCACGCGCATGTTCGTCCGTACCGAAATCTGCATCAGCCACAGATCTGGTCGTTCCTTGCGAATCTGGCGTACGGTGTTACCACTCTGCGTGACCCTCAAACCGGAACAACGGATTTGATTACCTATTCCGATCAGGTGACGGCCGGAAACATTATCGGTCCAAGAATTTATCAAACCGGACCGGGCGTCTTCTGGTCAGAAAATATTCAGGATCTGGATCATGCGCGTGATGTACTGACCCGATACAGTAAATATTACGATACAAAAACGATCAAAATGTATGTGGCCGGTAACCGCGAGCAGCGTCAGTGGATTCTTCAGGCTGCCAAAGAGCAGGAGCTGATGCCGACTACGGAAGGCTCGCTCAACATGAAGCTGAACATGACGATGCTGATTGATGGCTATCCGGGGCAGGAGCATAACTACCCAATTTCGCCGGTATATAAAGATGTGATCAAGGTGACGGCCGAGTCGCAAATGGCTTATACACCGACACTGCTTGTTACATATGGTGGACCGTGGGCGGAAAACTATTTTTATGCCCATGAGGATGCAGCAAATAATCCAAAACTGCAGTATTTCACACCGCGGGCAGAGCTTGAAGGTAAAGCGCTCCGAAGAAGTGCAGGATGGTTTCATGATGATGCTTACGTGATGGATCGCCATTCGCGAATTGTGGAGGATATCTACGATGCAGGTGGAATGAACGGTGTGGGTAGTCACGGCCAGCTGCAGGGACTCGGTTACCACTGGGAGCTTTGGGCAATGGCCTGGGATGATGTGGATCCTCACAAAGCGTTGAGAATCGCCACCATTCAGGGGGCTGAGGCACTTGGACTGGATGGTGATGTCGGATCTATTGAGTCGGGTAAGCTGGCTGACCTTGTCATTCTGGACCGTAACCCGCTGGATAATCTTAGAAATTCTGACAGCATAAACATGGTGATGAAGAATGGCCGTCTGTATGAGGGTGATACACTCAATGAGGTGTGGCCGAGAATGCAAACAGTCGGGCCGTTTCCATTTCAGTCGCCCGAGCCAACAGGCCTACCGGGATTACAGATGTTGGGCAACTAA
- a CDS encoding formate--tetrahydrofolate ligase, which translates to MKRPTEGGLKHMRDFMAELNLQEDEFEFYGKYTGKIRLKALKNREKEQDGKLILVTAITPTRAGEGKTLTSIGLGQGLQEIGKNAMITLREPSIGPVFGMKGGATGAGESEVLPMERINLHFNGDMHAITTAHNLLAAIVDNHLHQGNDLEIDLTRPVWNRTLDMNERALRNVVIGLGGYPNGVPRESNFIITAASEIMAVLALTENRKDLKRRLGNMIIGYTRSDEPVRAKDLQAEKSLAVVLNEAIMPNLVQTTEGVPVLVHAGPFANIAHGTNSVIANRMALKFADYVVTEAGFGADLGAEKFFDIVGRQTGIFPSAVVLVATVKALKWHGGVGMDDINKEDVTALEKGIVNLEKHIENVRKFGANVVVAINRFDDDTDKEIAWIQNWCSQQGVACVPHTAFKDGGKGTAKLAKEVVKAAETPSDVKPIYDVELPVEEKIMTIAKEIYGADDIYFETKAEKELSRFKRMGYDKLPVCIAKTQSSLSDQKNKLGAPKDWTLTVTDIRLSAGAEFLVVVCGNMMLMPGLPKVPAAYNMDVDEEGNISGLF; encoded by the coding sequence ATGAAGAGACCTACAGAGGGCGGATTAAAGCACATGAGAGATTTCATGGCTGAACTGAATCTGCAAGAAGACGAATTTGAATTCTATGGAAAATATACCGGTAAAATCAGGTTGAAAGCCCTGAAAAATCGTGAGAAAGAACAGGATGGAAAACTGATTCTGGTTACGGCGATCACTCCCACTCGCGCGGGAGAAGGAAAAACACTGACCAGCATTGGTCTGGGACAAGGACTTCAGGAGATTGGGAAAAATGCGATGATCACTCTTCGTGAGCCATCTATCGGACCCGTTTTTGGAATGAAAGGCGGAGCGACCGGGGCCGGTGAATCGGAAGTATTGCCGATGGAGCGGATCAACCTCCACTTTAATGGGGATATGCACGCTATCACAACGGCACATAACCTGTTGGCGGCAATCGTAGATAACCACCTTCATCAGGGTAATGATTTAGAGATTGACCTTACCCGTCCGGTTTGGAATCGTACACTGGACATGAACGAGCGTGCGCTGCGAAACGTCGTGATCGGTCTTGGCGGATATCCGAACGGAGTACCGAGAGAATCCAATTTTATCATCACGGCCGCTTCTGAGATTATGGCCGTACTGGCACTTACCGAGAATCGAAAAGATCTGAAACGACGACTTGGAAATATGATTATCGGATATACCCGAAGTGATGAGCCGGTTCGGGCAAAAGATCTTCAGGCGGAGAAATCCCTGGCCGTGGTTCTGAATGAAGCGATTATGCCTAATTTGGTTCAGACAACCGAAGGTGTCCCTGTACTGGTTCACGCCGGACCGTTTGCAAACATCGCACACGGAACCAACAGCGTGATAGCCAACCGAATGGCGCTCAAATTTGCGGATTACGTCGTAACGGAAGCCGGATTCGGAGCTGACCTCGGAGCGGAGAAATTCTTCGATATCGTGGGGCGGCAGACCGGAATCTTTCCATCGGCCGTGGTCCTGGTTGCTACCGTAAAAGCACTGAAGTGGCACGGCGGTGTGGGCATGGACGACATAAACAAAGAAGATGTGACCGCACTTGAAAAAGGAATCGTAAATCTGGAAAAACATATCGAGAATGTCCGAAAATTTGGAGCAAATGTGGTGGTAGCCATCAATCGGTTTGATGACGACACCGATAAGGAGATCGCCTGGATTCAGAATTGGTGCTCACAACAAGGTGTGGCCTGTGTCCCCCATACGGCATTTAAGGATGGCGGAAAAGGAACCGCAAAGCTGGCTAAAGAGGTTGTGAAAGCGGCAGAAACGCCTTCGGATGTTAAACCAATTTACGATGTTGAGCTTCCGGTTGAGGAAAAAATCATGACCATTGCGAAAGAGATTTACGGTGCTGATGATATCTATTTTGAAACGAAAGCTGAAAAAGAGCTGTCCCGTTTCAAGCGGATGGGCTACGACAAACTGCCGGTCTGCATCGCCAAAACACAGAGTTCACTGAGTGATCAGAAAAATAAATTGGGTGCACCCAAGGACTGGACACTGACGGTGACAGACATTCGCCTTTCAGCCGGAGCGGAGTTTTTGGTTGTTGTTTGCGGAAACATGATGCTAATGCCCGGCCTTCCAAAAGTACCCGCCGCCTACAATATGGACGTGGATGAGGAAGGAAACATCAGCGGATTGTTTTAA